A region of the Cannabis sativa cultivar Pink pepper isolate KNU-18-1 chromosome 3, ASM2916894v1, whole genome shotgun sequence genome:
TATTTGCTCTTGTTAAGGGATGACATTGTGATTGGAAGACGGTAAGAATTCTAGGAATCACTTCATCTTCATTGCGATCAAGTCGGTTAAATTTGGTTTCTACCCCCTTAAAATACATAGAGCAAAACGTTAATGCCTCATCTGCAACATAGCTTTCAGCTATTGACCCTTCGGGACGAGCTTTATTTCCAACataattcttcaattttttcatgtacCTCTCAAAAGGGTACATCCATCTCATAAACACAGGTCCACCCAAAATTGCTTCTTCAGGCAAATGTAAGACCAAATGAATCATGATATCAAAAAAAGCTGGAGGGAAAATCAACTCCAACTtacacaatatcaaaattaggtcttTTTGTGCTTCCTCCATATCTTTAAAGTTTATGGTTCTAGCACATACTTGCCTAAAAAAGTTGCATAATTCAGCAATAGTTGTTGATACATTTTTAGGGAGAAACTTACGAACACCAATTGCCAATAATCTTTGTATAATTACATGACAATCGTGAGACTTCAATCCAAGAACATTTGATAAATCATTGCTcactttcttcttcaaatttgagCAAAATCCATCAGGAAACTTCACGTCCTTGATAAATTGACAGAATTTCAATTTTTCGTCAGCTTTGAGGACATACGGGGCGTGTGGCTTCATTAACTTGCCATTATCATCTTCATAAATCCACAACCATTCCCTTATTCCTAATTTCTTCAAATCATGTCTCGCGTTAGTTGTGTCTTTCGATTTATCGTTGTCCAAGATTGTGCCCAACAGACTGTCACACACATTCTTCTCAACGTGCATCACATCAATATTGTGTTTCAAAGTATTTGTACACCAATACTCAAGCTCATAGAAGATACTTTTTTTCCTCCAATTTTGATCTTCTGCAACACGTTTGCGTTTCACACCTCCAAATTGCTCATGTTTGCCTGGAATTTGTGGCACAAGTTAGTTTACTTGTTCCAGAATTTCCTCACAAGTAAAACGTCTCGGTGGATGTCTTCTTTCAATTTCTCCATCAAAGTTGGTGTCCCTTCTAAATCGATGATTACTGGGCAAGAATCTTCTGTGACCTACATAAGATGTCTTGCCAATTACTCGTATTGAAGTAGTGTCTTCGTTACATGTTGGACAAGCTTTGTATCCTTGACCACTCCAACCAGACAAACTACTTCGAGCAGGAAAATCATTAACAGTCCATAAAAGGGATGCACGCAATTTGAACATAGTGTTTGTCGTACAATCTCTCGTATCAACTCCATCAACCCAGAACTCTTTCAGCTCATCCACCAACGGTCTCAAAAATACATCCATGTCTTTACCTGGAGATTTTGGTCCAGGAATAAGTAGAGCCAACATGAAATTATTGTCTTTCATGCACATCCAAGGTGGAAGATTATAGTTCGCTAACACAACATGCCACATACTGTAAGCTAggctcatgttgccaaatggattaaacCCATCAGCAGCTAAACCTAAGCGAACATTTCTAGGTTCACTGGCAAAATTAGGATGTTTAACATCAAAGTCCTTCCAAGCTAATCCATCAACCGGATGACGCATCAGTCGTTCATCCTTAGATTTTCCAGTATGATGTCATACCATATATTTTGCTGTATGTCTTGAACTATATAATCTTTTCAACCTTGGTGTCAACGGAAAATAGCGCAACACTTTACGAGGCACTTTTTTTCCATTAGTTTTTGTTGAAGTAATCCATCGACTACTTCCACAAATTGGACAAGCATCTTTGGTTGCATGCTCCTTATAGAATAAGCAGCAATCATGCTCACACACATAAATTGACTCATACCCCAACCCTAGTTTTTTCAGTCTCTTTTTAGCCTCGTAGTATGTTGATGGAACTTTATTTCCTTTTGGAAAAGCAAGGTTCAACAATTTCAATAATTCATCAAATACGCTAATAGGTATTTTTCCACGAACTTTCAGATGCAataactgtaacaccctaactaacttaggcgtattacgtgatttttaaacgtactgtgcagctcgttgctaatcaacgaggtttatggaaaaacgtgattaattaaaattttgctttttaattaaacttataaaacaatattacaaaagactcgggatcccgattataaaattatttacaaaaagttttaactgtttaactgttacataaaataaaggtcgtctaacgaccagttacaaaaatcactttgtcgtcccgaggatcgtacgctccaggcctaaccgccccgacatgtacaatcttcacaagctcgctcacggcccatcagctttagccttgcctttacctacacataaacgtaaactgtgagtcgacagactcagtaagaaaagcataataatactcatacataattctaactgccgtgtccaacacgatactgagtcccgctactgccatgtccaacatggtactgagccactactgccatgtccaacatggtactgagtttt
Encoded here:
- the LOC133036192 gene encoding uncharacterized protein LOC133036192, which gives rise to MRHPVDGLAWKDFDVKHPNFASEPRNVRLGLAADGFNPFGNMSLAYSMWHVVLANYNLPPWMCMKDNNFMLALLIPGPKSPGKDMDVFLRPLVDELKEFWVDGVDTRDCTTNTMFKLRASLLWTVNDFPARSSLSGWSGQGYKACPTCNEDTTSIRVIGKTSYVGHRRFLPSKHEQFGGVKRKRVAEDQNWRKKSIFYELEYWCTNTLKHNIDVMHVEKNVCDSLLGTILDNDKSKDTTNARHDLKKLGIREWLWIYEDDNGKLMKPHAPYVLKADEKLKFCQFIKDVKFPDGFCSNLKKKVSNDLSNVLGLKSHDCHVIIQRLLAIGVRKFLPKNVSTTIAELCNFFRQVCARTINFKDMEEAQKDLILILCKLELIFPPAFFDIMIHLVLHLPEEAILGGPVFMRWMYPFERYMKKLKNYVGNKARPEGSIAESYVADEALTFCSMYFKGVETKFNRLDRNEDEVIPRILTVFQSQCHPLTRANIMPLDRKNRENAEWFIFDNSPEIRPYLDEHLEEIKLQYPDGDHNILHKKFFQRWFHKKIYDLHKLGSLENGEELLALACGSDHLVTYYEGVVVNGVRYMVAERDKKRTTQNSGVSVAGTEGFNYYGTLEDVMMFTFCGVYSVTLFRCKWFNTNPQRKKTIIENNIISINVSGEWYKDDPFILATQAKQVFYLDDLLRGRHWKIVENVNHRQIWDIEEDEDDEDVVHDLSSSNFRLTVDIGELILQPADVATIIDPTQNLNVNQPDENVVDGDVDDVIDDEVDELLIDRCEDDIDSENDECDSDY